aatgtgttcattttattttactttgaaaaccATCAAAGTGAATTTATGTAGTTTGAGTTTCTTGCTCTGAAACTTCTGAGagatgttttaaagttttacagTTTCATAAATATTTAGAGGAAAAATTAAAGTGTTTTGGGTTTTCAGTTTTAATCTACTAGGACTGATCGATTCCATTCAGACTCTATTGATTATCCTCAGTGGTCAGCTTtgaatttcagctttttaaCTTTACCGACCGTTTTACATAAAATTAAACTGGTCGAATTGACTTTCAGCAACTTAATaatcgtttttttttattttggacacTTGAATTTTCTATCTGTGACTGATCAATACATCTGAAAAGTTTGAGCTTTAAAATCATTCAGATCTAATAAAACTAGACAGAatgttaaaaagtaaaatatttcagtggCTTTTTAAAATCCACAGTTGCGTGGTTGGTGGCGTGTTCAGTTTCGCATCCTTGTGGCTCGTCCATTAAATGAAAGTGTCCTCagtttgtcttcctgtctcGTTTCTGTCTTCGCAGTACCGTTCCTCCTCAGCCGGCGTATTCCTACTACCCAGATGACGAGTTCCAGCACTTCTACCGCTGGTCGTCTCCACCGGGCATCCTGAAGATCATGGGCATCATGGTCATCGTGATGTGCGTGGCCATATTTGCTTGCGTGGCCTCCACACTGGCGTGGGACAGCCAGGGAGCTATGGGTAGCTTTGGCGGCATCGGTGGAGGATACGGGGGAGGTTACGGAGGAGGCTACGGCGCCGGCTACGGCAGCTTTGGTGGCGGCGGGTACGGACCTGGAAACAACTACGGCTACGGTGGAATCGGAGGGAACTACAATGACCCCCGGAAGGGCAAAGGGTTCATGATTGCCATGGCAGCCATCACCTTCATCACGGCCCTggccatcttcatcatcatcgtgtCTCACCAGAGCCTATCAGAGAGCAGGAGGTTCTACCTGGCAGTGGTGATCATCTGCGCCATCCTAGcgctgctaatgctaatagcCACTATAGTCTACTTGGTGGCAGTGAACCCCATGGCTCAGTCCTCTGGATCGGTCTACGGCAGCCAGATTGCTGGTCTGTGTGCTCAGTACCAACAACCGCAGACTGCCGGAGTCTTCGTCAATCAGTACCTTTACCACTACTGTGTGGTGGAGCCACAGGAGGTGAACGTGCACGCCGACTTCCCTTTCGTTCCCGGCGCCTTTTATCTATCGTTCTGCCGGTTAACCGGTGTGTCATCTCTCATTTCAGGCCGTCGCCGTGGTGTTCGGCTTCCTTGTCACCATCGCGCTCATCATCATGCTCGTCTTCGCTCTGAAGACTCGCCAGAAAATCGGAAACTACGGCAAGAGCAACATTTTGTGGAAGAAGGTGAAGGTGGTGGACGACATGGAGCCGCCACGAGACGTGGAGGCATGGGTGAGTGACAGTGCATCGTTTAACCGTTAGACCTGATGAAATGATCAGTCCTTTGATCGATCGGTCGAATGCTTGAAAAGTGCAAGAAGACGTTTGAGCCCGGCCTCTGAGGAACTGGGTTCTGCTtcctttttactgttttctgacatttcagacACCAAACACACTGAGGATTAACGTTCCTGTTAATCAATGAACTGGAGGAGGAAGCAAATAGTATaacacttttctttctctcgttgttttgttgtttcagaaGCTGTGAAGTTTGCACGAGCAgatatttgtcatttatgaGTTCACACACTCAGAGCTGCAACAACTGTTTGATTAATCGGTCGGTTGATTGACAGGAGATTAATCTGCTGCAGTTCTGATGGTCGAATAAggatttttaaaagcaaagttGCCACAAATCTGCTGCTCCTACGTGTGGAtttaatgcttttctttgtcaggCATGAAGCaatgtgaatttctttttgGACCGTTGGTCATTTGAAGACGTCAGTTTGGTCTGTGTGGAATCATAACAGccattttcactattttctgacaccTTATAGacaaaaaatgcataaattaaaagaaaaatcatcagGAGCTAATCACAAGTTGCACTTTAAACTGTAAATTAATGATCAGAATAGTTGCCAGCGACTCATTgattcagcagctgcagacctGACGGTCCAGAGGTGAACGATGCGGAGCCGATCCTGAAAGCTTCTCTCAGGTGAAGCGCCTACCTGAGCAGCAGGCGAGCATGTATCAGCTGAAGTGGCTCAGCCTGTTTGGTCGCTGTCACTTGTTTATGAGCGGGGGAGGGGAAGTGTGGAGCAATGGGCGCCTTGGTTTCAAGGTGTGGCACGGATGACAGTTTCGTGTCGTACAGGAGGAAGAACTCCAGAATGTAAACTTCAGGTGTTGCATTTCCAGGTGAATCACGCTCTCTGAAGCTATTTTCACAACTCTCACATCTGACGTCCCAGAGTTAGTCGCGCTGAGTCATTTTGTCAATAGTTGGAAGTCATGATGACACTCAGCACAGCAAAGTCCTCTCAGCTG
The Chelmon rostratus isolate fCheRos1 chromosome 19, fCheRos1.pri, whole genome shotgun sequence DNA segment above includes these coding regions:
- the oclna gene encoding occludin; its protein translation is MSSRPNGSPPPYESDGYTVPPQPAYSYYPDDEFQHFYRWSSPPGILKIMGIMVIVMCVAIFACVASTLAWDSQGAMGSFGGIGGGYGGGYGGGYGAGYGSFGGGGYGPGNNYGYGGIGGNYNDPRKGKGFMIAMAAITFITALAIFIIIVSHQSLSESRRFYLAVVIICAILALLMLIATIVYLVAVNPMAQSSGSVYGSQIAGLCAQYQQPQTAGVFVNQYLYHYCVVEPQEAVAVVFGFLVTIALIIMLVFALKTRQKIGNYGKSNILWKKVKVVDDMEPPRDVEAWVNDVSAAPEVLPMSDYPEKLRGSRSHLDDESTNYDKPPYSFTPPPAVEEDLPLRNGAPYSTNSEVASSAGRPKKRRPGRPRRADGQDYDTDYNSSGDELDDNDFDSEFPPIANEQERNDYKHEFDREHQEYKELQAELDALNKNLSQVDRELDDLQEGSPQYLDALDEYNRLKDMKKTPDYQMKKRRCKYLKSKLNHIKKMVSDYDRRA